Proteins from a genomic interval of Quercus lobata isolate SW786 chromosome 11, ValleyOak3.0 Primary Assembly, whole genome shotgun sequence:
- the LOC115966750 gene encoding uncharacterized protein LOC115966750 has translation MAAIRTICQSTRWYHRFCLRHVASNFNQQIGNKNLKAMVMWAGMENQLRKYQITRDRITQLSADGEKYLREMPVEKWTLAYDGGHRYGAMTTNLSESFNGILKSARNLPITALVELTYYRCVAYFADRYTKACAEVTAGERITAYAKNKFNKWEKKAPKHSVTVFSHEDGLFEVRTPINPNSAYRGNHRHEVNLRQNTCSCQKWQVYKIPCSHVITVCKYQGISAMRYIDRCYHLEEQIACYAPRFRIVPDSVHWNEPNFPVLYPNVKLRREKGRPRTTRLRNEMDEGAEHQPRPLCSLCRQEGHNRRTCPT, from the coding sequence ATGGCAGCGATACGGACTATATGTCAATCGACACGTTGGTATCATCGTTTTTGCCTTCGCCATGTGGCTAGCAATTTCAATCAACAAATTGGGAATAAAAACTTGAAGGCTATGGTAATGTGGGCAGGCATGGAGAATCAGTTACGAAAGTATCAAATCACCAGGGATAGAATTACTCAATTAAGTGCAGATGGTGAGAAGTATTTAAGGGAAATGCCGGTAGAAAAGTGGACGTTAGCATACGATGGTGGACATCGTTATGGGGCAATGACCACAAACTTGTCTGAAAGCTTCAATGGAATTCTAAAGAGTGCTAGAAATCTGCCCATAACTGCATTAGTTGAACTTACATACTATCGTTGTGTCGCCTACTTTGCCGATCGGTATACTAAGGCATGTGCAGAGGTTACTGCCGGTGAACGCATTACGGCCTATGCAAagaataaattcaataaatgggaaaaaaaggCACCAAAGCATTCAGTTACGGTGTTCAGTCATGAAGATGGTCTGTTTGAAGTCAGAACACCAATAAACCCTAACTCTGCATATAGGGGTAATCATCGTCATGAGGTAAATTTGAGGCAGAACACTTGTAGTTGTCAAAAATGGCAGGTTTATAAGATTCCGTGCTCACATGTCATTACTGTGTGTAAATATCAAGGCATCTCTGCAATGCGATATATCGACCGTTGCTACCATTTGGAAGAACAAATTGCTTGTTATGCACCTAGATTTCGCATAGTTCCGGACAGTGTACATTGGAATGAGCCTAATTTCCCGGTCTTGTATCCTAATGTCAAGCTGCGCCGTGAAAAAGGTCGACCAAGAACAACTCGGCTTCGAAATGAAATGGACGAAGGGGCAGAGCATCAACCAAGGCCATTGTGCAGTCTTTGTAGGCAAGAAGGCCATAATAGAAGAACATGCCCCACTTGA